The nucleotide window TCTTCAAACTCCTCTTCTGTAAATGTTTTTGTAGGCACAGTACCTTTTCTGTGTGCTTCTACCAAATCATCTGGACATAATAGATTTAAGCCAGATAAACCATAATGTAATAACTGTTGTGTAACCACTATATGTGCTACATTCCAAGCAATGTTATTTTTAAAACCATCAGGTATTTTGTGTAGTTCTTCTAAAGATAAACCATCGATTTCTTTTAATATTAAATCTCTAGATTTTCTTAAAATATCAAATTGAATTTTCATTTTTATACTTAATTTTGATACTGTAAATATAATTGATATAAAATGAAGAAAGTTTATTTTTTGAAAACTTGTGATACTTGTAAACGTATCTTAAAGGA belongs to Polaribacter dokdonensis and includes:
- a CDS encoding DinB family protein; protein product: MKIQFDILRKSRDLILKEIDGLSLEELHKIPDGFKNNIAWNVAHIVVTQQLLHYGLSGLNLLCPDDLVEAHRKGTVPTKTFTEEEFEEVKELLMGLPDTLEEDFEAGIFENYKEYPTSTGFVLSSINNAIPFNNFHEGIHYGIIRSIKKFL